A single genomic interval of Hevea brasiliensis isolate MT/VB/25A 57/8 chromosome 4, ASM3005281v1, whole genome shotgun sequence harbors:
- the LOC110631930 gene encoding squamosa promoter-binding-like protein 7 isoform X1 → MGPSPPPSPGALRPKFHDMEIHPPVSEDPSSSALWDWGDLLDFTVDDQFPISFDSVGTSTTIEVNQIETAPVPDRVRKRDPRLTCSNFLAGRVPCACPELDEKLEEEAVPGKKRVRTTRSSVGVARCQVPECEADIGELKGYHKRHRVCLRCANASAVVLDGENKRYCQQCGKFHLLSDFDEGKRSCRRKLERHNNRRRRKSHDSKGAVDKEPQGDLLREDTACDGEAGKDCQIVEKEALIESEDGNVSSLHSGPNSQNLNSDSGLSVGTPKVGVKDDSKFSHSPFNCDNKSFYSSVCPTGRISFKLYDWNPAEFPRRLRHQIFEWLASMPVELEGYIRPGCTILTAFLSMPTVMWAKLLEDPVSYVHDFVITPGKMLSKRSPMLVYLNNMIFHVMKDGNSVMKVNLEGQAPRLHYVHPTCFEAGKPIEFVACGSNLLQPKFRLLVSFAGKYLAYDYCVALPHGPTEGCSGLDHQLCKIFIPNVEPNVFGPAFIEIENESGLSNFIPVLIGNEEICSEMEIIQHRLDSSQLSSGSQCEVSARRQMAFSELVVDIAWLLKKPSTESLQQIMSSSQIQRLNSLLNFLLHHESTAILAKILQNLKIIVDEMEKTRVMYGISDFEMSLLQKYMDGASDILHQKVKQSDNVDERDFRRCSETDMPSVAPFTNEDLEKNSNEKLRVMANSSASDRTPLLSKEVVVNVNLGKERPNRSCSLVFSNRVMKFRPAVFLIATFAVCLGVCAILLHPNQVNKFAVSIRRCLTDRL, encoded by the exons ATGGGACCTTCTCCTCCACCTTCACCCGGAGCTCTTCGGCCTAAGTTTCACGATATGGAAATTCACCCGCCTGTGTCGGAAGACCCTTCGTCTTCAGCTCTCTGGGACTGGGGAGATCTGTTGGACTTCACGGTGGACGATCAATTCCCAATATCGTTCGATTCCGTCGGTACTTCAACTACTATTGAAGTCAATCAAATTGAGACAGCTCCAGTTCCGGATCGCGTCAGGAAGCGCGACCCGAGGTTGACCTGCTCCAATTTTCTTGCGGGAAGGGTCCCCTGCGCGTGCCCAGAGCTTGACGAGAAGTTAGAAGAGGAGGCTGTACCTGGGAAGAAGCGGGTCAGAACGACCCGGTCCAGCGTGGGTGTTGCTAGGTGTCAAGTGCCTGAGTGCGAGGCAGATATTGGCGAGCTTAAAGGATATCATAAGAGGCACAGGGTTTGTTTACGCTGCGCTAATGCTAGTGCTGTTGTACTTGATGGGGAGAACAAGAGATACTGTCAGCAGTGTGGGAA GTTTCACTTGCTGTCAGATTTTGACGAAGGCAAACGGAGTTGTAGAAGAAAATTAGAGCGTCACAACAATAGACGGCGAAGAAAGTCCCATGATTCTAAAGGAGCTGTTGATAAGGAACCTCAAGGGGATTTACTTAGAGAAGATACTGCTTGTGATGGTGAAGCTGGAAAAG ATTGTCAGATAGTTGAGAAAGAAGCATTAATTGAATCTGAAGATGGTAATGTTTCTAGCCTTCACTCTGGTCCCAATTCCCAAAATCTCAATAGCGATAGTGGTTTATCTGTTGGAACCCCAAAGGTTGGAGTGAAAGACGATTCCAAATTTTCGCATTCTCCTTTCAATTGTGACAATAAGAGTTTTTACTCGTCTGTG TGCCCAACAGGCCGGATATCGTTCAAGCTTTATGATTGGAATCCTGCAGAATTCCCTAGAAGGCTTCGACACCAA ATTTTTGAATGGTTGGCCAGTATGCCAGTTGAATTGGAGGGATATATTCGCCCTGGTTGTACAATCTTGACTGCATTTCTTTCAATGCCAACGGTTATGTGGGCAAAG TTATTGGAAGACCCTGTATCATACGTGCACGATTTTGTTATCACTCCTGGAAAAATGCTGTCCAAGAGGAGCCCAATGCTAGTTTATCTGAACAACATGATCTTCCATGTTATGAAAG ATGGAAATTCAGTGATGAAAGTAAACTTGGAAGGGCAAGCCCCAAGGCTTCACTATGTTCATCCTACATGCTTTGAGGCTGGGAAGCCCATAGAGTTTGTTGCTTGTGGAAGTAATCTTTTGCAACCCAAATTTAG GCTTCTGGTGTCGTTTGCTGGGAAATATCTTGCATATGATTATTGTGTTGCGTTACCACATGGTCCTACTGAAGGATGTTCTGGCCTTGACCATCAGCTGTGCAAGATATTTATTCCTAATGTTGAGCCAAATGTATTTGGTCCTGCATTTATTGAG ATTGAAAACGAGAGTGGCTTATCAAACTTCATTCCTGTGCTTATTGGGAATGAAGAAATTTGTTCTGAAATGGAAATAATTCAGCATAGGTTAGATTCATCTCAACTGTCGAGTGGTTCACAGTGTGAGGTTTCTGCACGTAGACAGATGGCTTTTTCAGAATTAGTTGTGGATATAGCATGGTTACTAAAGAAGCCTTCAACAGAAAGTTTACAACAAATTATGAGCTCTTCACAGATTCAAAGACTCAATTCCTTATTGAATTTTTTGCTACACCATGAATCAACTGCCATTTTGGCTAAAATTTTGCAGAATCTGAAAATCATAGTGGATGAAATGGAGAAAACAAGGGTAATGTATGGCATTAGTGATTTTGAGATGAGCCTATTACAGAAATATATGGATGGTGCCAGTGATATTCTTCATCAAAAGGTTAAGCAAAGTGATAATGTGGATGAAAGGGATTTTAGAAGATGTTCTGAAACTGACATGCCATCAGTTGCTCCATTCACCAATGAG GACTTGGAGAAAAACTCAAATGAGAAGTTGAGAGTGATGGCAAACTCATCTGCTAGTGACAGGACTCCACTTTTGAGTAAAGAGGTTGTTGTGAATGTGAACCTTGGCAAGGAAAGGCCAAACAGGTCATGTAGTCTCGTTTTTTCTAACAGAGTCATGAAGTTTCGCCCTGCAGTATTTTTAATCGCCACATTTGCTGTTTGTTTGGGAGTCTGTGCCATCCTCCTCCACCCTAACCAGGTTAACAAATTTGCAGTGTCTATCCGCAGATGTTTGACAGACAGACTTTAG
- the LOC110631930 gene encoding squamosa promoter-binding-like protein 7 isoform X2, which produces MGPSPPPSPGALRPKFHDMEIHPPVSEDPSSSALWDWGDLLDFTVDDQFPISFDSVGTSTTIEVNQIETAPVPDRVRKRDPRLTCSNFLAGRVPCACPELDEKLEEEAVPGKKRVRTTRSSVGVARCQVPECEADIGELKGYHKRHRVCLRCANASAVVLDGENKRYCQQCGKFHLLSDFDEGKRSCRRKLERHNNRRRRKSHDSKGAVDKEPQGDLLREDTACDGEAGKDCQIVEKEALIESEDGNVSSLHSGPNSQNLNSDSGLSVGTPKVGVKDDSKFSHSPFNCDNKSFYSSVAGYRSSFMIGILQNSLEGFDTKYFKEFLHMPVELEGYIRPGCTILTAFLSMPTVMWAKLLEDPVSYVHDFVITPGKMLSKRSPMLVYLNNMIFHVMKDGNSVMKVNLEGQAPRLHYVHPTCFEAGKPIEFVACGSNLLQPKFRLLVSFAGKYLAYDYCVALPHGPTEGCSGLDHQLCKIFIPNVEPNVFGPAFIEIENESGLSNFIPVLIGNEEICSEMEIIQHRLDSSQLSSGSQCEVSARRQMAFSELVVDIAWLLKKPSTESLQQIMSSSQIQRLNSLLNFLLHHESTAILAKILQNLKIIVDEMEKTRVMYGISDFEMSLLQKYMDGASDILHQKVKQSDNVDERDFRRCSETDMPSVAPFTNEDLEKNSNEKLRVMANSSASDRTPLLSKEVVVNVNLGKERPNRSCSLVFSNRVMKFRPAVFLIATFAVCLGVCAILLHPNQVNKFAVSIRRCLTDRL; this is translated from the exons ATGGGACCTTCTCCTCCACCTTCACCCGGAGCTCTTCGGCCTAAGTTTCACGATATGGAAATTCACCCGCCTGTGTCGGAAGACCCTTCGTCTTCAGCTCTCTGGGACTGGGGAGATCTGTTGGACTTCACGGTGGACGATCAATTCCCAATATCGTTCGATTCCGTCGGTACTTCAACTACTATTGAAGTCAATCAAATTGAGACAGCTCCAGTTCCGGATCGCGTCAGGAAGCGCGACCCGAGGTTGACCTGCTCCAATTTTCTTGCGGGAAGGGTCCCCTGCGCGTGCCCAGAGCTTGACGAGAAGTTAGAAGAGGAGGCTGTACCTGGGAAGAAGCGGGTCAGAACGACCCGGTCCAGCGTGGGTGTTGCTAGGTGTCAAGTGCCTGAGTGCGAGGCAGATATTGGCGAGCTTAAAGGATATCATAAGAGGCACAGGGTTTGTTTACGCTGCGCTAATGCTAGTGCTGTTGTACTTGATGGGGAGAACAAGAGATACTGTCAGCAGTGTGGGAA GTTTCACTTGCTGTCAGATTTTGACGAAGGCAAACGGAGTTGTAGAAGAAAATTAGAGCGTCACAACAATAGACGGCGAAGAAAGTCCCATGATTCTAAAGGAGCTGTTGATAAGGAACCTCAAGGGGATTTACTTAGAGAAGATACTGCTTGTGATGGTGAAGCTGGAAAAG ATTGTCAGATAGTTGAGAAAGAAGCATTAATTGAATCTGAAGATGGTAATGTTTCTAGCCTTCACTCTGGTCCCAATTCCCAAAATCTCAATAGCGATAGTGGTTTATCTGTTGGAACCCCAAAGGTTGGAGTGAAAGACGATTCCAAATTTTCGCATTCTCCTTTCAATTGTGACAATAAGAGTTTTTACTCGTCTGTG GCCGGATATCGTTCAAGCTTTATGATTGGAATCCTGCAGAATTCCCTAGAAGGCTTCGACACCAAGTATTTTAAAGAATTTTTGCA TATGCCAGTTGAATTGGAGGGATATATTCGCCCTGGTTGTACAATCTTGACTGCATTTCTTTCAATGCCAACGGTTATGTGGGCAAAG TTATTGGAAGACCCTGTATCATACGTGCACGATTTTGTTATCACTCCTGGAAAAATGCTGTCCAAGAGGAGCCCAATGCTAGTTTATCTGAACAACATGATCTTCCATGTTATGAAAG ATGGAAATTCAGTGATGAAAGTAAACTTGGAAGGGCAAGCCCCAAGGCTTCACTATGTTCATCCTACATGCTTTGAGGCTGGGAAGCCCATAGAGTTTGTTGCTTGTGGAAGTAATCTTTTGCAACCCAAATTTAG GCTTCTGGTGTCGTTTGCTGGGAAATATCTTGCATATGATTATTGTGTTGCGTTACCACATGGTCCTACTGAAGGATGTTCTGGCCTTGACCATCAGCTGTGCAAGATATTTATTCCTAATGTTGAGCCAAATGTATTTGGTCCTGCATTTATTGAG ATTGAAAACGAGAGTGGCTTATCAAACTTCATTCCTGTGCTTATTGGGAATGAAGAAATTTGTTCTGAAATGGAAATAATTCAGCATAGGTTAGATTCATCTCAACTGTCGAGTGGTTCACAGTGTGAGGTTTCTGCACGTAGACAGATGGCTTTTTCAGAATTAGTTGTGGATATAGCATGGTTACTAAAGAAGCCTTCAACAGAAAGTTTACAACAAATTATGAGCTCTTCACAGATTCAAAGACTCAATTCCTTATTGAATTTTTTGCTACACCATGAATCAACTGCCATTTTGGCTAAAATTTTGCAGAATCTGAAAATCATAGTGGATGAAATGGAGAAAACAAGGGTAATGTATGGCATTAGTGATTTTGAGATGAGCCTATTACAGAAATATATGGATGGTGCCAGTGATATTCTTCATCAAAAGGTTAAGCAAAGTGATAATGTGGATGAAAGGGATTTTAGAAGATGTTCTGAAACTGACATGCCATCAGTTGCTCCATTCACCAATGAG GACTTGGAGAAAAACTCAAATGAGAAGTTGAGAGTGATGGCAAACTCATCTGCTAGTGACAGGACTCCACTTTTGAGTAAAGAGGTTGTTGTGAATGTGAACCTTGGCAAGGAAAGGCCAAACAGGTCATGTAGTCTCGTTTTTTCTAACAGAGTCATGAAGTTTCGCCCTGCAGTATTTTTAATCGCCACATTTGCTGTTTGTTTGGGAGTCTGTGCCATCCTCCTCCACCCTAACCAGGTTAACAAATTTGCAGTGTCTATCCGCAGATGTTTGACAGACAGACTTTAG
- the LOC110631930 gene encoding squamosa promoter-binding-like protein 7 isoform X3 produces the protein MGPSPPPSPGALRPKFHDMEIHPPVSEDPSSSALWDWGDLLDFTVDDQFPISFDSVGTSTTIEVNQIETAPVPDRVRKRDPRLTCSNFLAGRVPCACPELDEKLEEEAVPGKKRVRTTRSSVGVARCQVPECEADIGELKGYHKRHRVCLRCANASAVVLDGENKRYCQQCGKFHLLSDFDEGKRSCRRKLERHNNRRRRKSHDSKGAVDKEPQGDLLREDTACDGEAGKDCQIVEKEALIESEDGRISFKLYDWNPAEFPRRLRHQIFEWLASMPVELEGYIRPGCTILTAFLSMPTVMWAKLLEDPVSYVHDFVITPGKMLSKRSPMLVYLNNMIFHVMKDGNSVMKVNLEGQAPRLHYVHPTCFEAGKPIEFVACGSNLLQPKFRLLVSFAGKYLAYDYCVALPHGPTEGCSGLDHQLCKIFIPNVEPNVFGPAFIEIENESGLSNFIPVLIGNEEICSEMEIIQHRLDSSQLSSGSQCEVSARRQMAFSELVVDIAWLLKKPSTESLQQIMSSSQIQRLNSLLNFLLHHESTAILAKILQNLKIIVDEMEKTRVMYGISDFEMSLLQKYMDGASDILHQKVKQSDNVDERDFRRCSETDMPSVAPFTNEDLEKNSNEKLRVMANSSASDRTPLLSKEVVVNVNLGKERPNRSCSLVFSNRVMKFRPAVFLIATFAVCLGVCAILLHPNQVNKFAVSIRRCLTDRL, from the exons ATGGGACCTTCTCCTCCACCTTCACCCGGAGCTCTTCGGCCTAAGTTTCACGATATGGAAATTCACCCGCCTGTGTCGGAAGACCCTTCGTCTTCAGCTCTCTGGGACTGGGGAGATCTGTTGGACTTCACGGTGGACGATCAATTCCCAATATCGTTCGATTCCGTCGGTACTTCAACTACTATTGAAGTCAATCAAATTGAGACAGCTCCAGTTCCGGATCGCGTCAGGAAGCGCGACCCGAGGTTGACCTGCTCCAATTTTCTTGCGGGAAGGGTCCCCTGCGCGTGCCCAGAGCTTGACGAGAAGTTAGAAGAGGAGGCTGTACCTGGGAAGAAGCGGGTCAGAACGACCCGGTCCAGCGTGGGTGTTGCTAGGTGTCAAGTGCCTGAGTGCGAGGCAGATATTGGCGAGCTTAAAGGATATCATAAGAGGCACAGGGTTTGTTTACGCTGCGCTAATGCTAGTGCTGTTGTACTTGATGGGGAGAACAAGAGATACTGTCAGCAGTGTGGGAA GTTTCACTTGCTGTCAGATTTTGACGAAGGCAAACGGAGTTGTAGAAGAAAATTAGAGCGTCACAACAATAGACGGCGAAGAAAGTCCCATGATTCTAAAGGAGCTGTTGATAAGGAACCTCAAGGGGATTTACTTAGAGAAGATACTGCTTGTGATGGTGAAGCTGGAAAAG ATTGTCAGATAGTTGAGAAAGAAGCATTAATTGAATCTGAAGATG GCCGGATATCGTTCAAGCTTTATGATTGGAATCCTGCAGAATTCCCTAGAAGGCTTCGACACCAA ATTTTTGAATGGTTGGCCAGTATGCCAGTTGAATTGGAGGGATATATTCGCCCTGGTTGTACAATCTTGACTGCATTTCTTTCAATGCCAACGGTTATGTGGGCAAAG TTATTGGAAGACCCTGTATCATACGTGCACGATTTTGTTATCACTCCTGGAAAAATGCTGTCCAAGAGGAGCCCAATGCTAGTTTATCTGAACAACATGATCTTCCATGTTATGAAAG ATGGAAATTCAGTGATGAAAGTAAACTTGGAAGGGCAAGCCCCAAGGCTTCACTATGTTCATCCTACATGCTTTGAGGCTGGGAAGCCCATAGAGTTTGTTGCTTGTGGAAGTAATCTTTTGCAACCCAAATTTAG GCTTCTGGTGTCGTTTGCTGGGAAATATCTTGCATATGATTATTGTGTTGCGTTACCACATGGTCCTACTGAAGGATGTTCTGGCCTTGACCATCAGCTGTGCAAGATATTTATTCCTAATGTTGAGCCAAATGTATTTGGTCCTGCATTTATTGAG ATTGAAAACGAGAGTGGCTTATCAAACTTCATTCCTGTGCTTATTGGGAATGAAGAAATTTGTTCTGAAATGGAAATAATTCAGCATAGGTTAGATTCATCTCAACTGTCGAGTGGTTCACAGTGTGAGGTTTCTGCACGTAGACAGATGGCTTTTTCAGAATTAGTTGTGGATATAGCATGGTTACTAAAGAAGCCTTCAACAGAAAGTTTACAACAAATTATGAGCTCTTCACAGATTCAAAGACTCAATTCCTTATTGAATTTTTTGCTACACCATGAATCAACTGCCATTTTGGCTAAAATTTTGCAGAATCTGAAAATCATAGTGGATGAAATGGAGAAAACAAGGGTAATGTATGGCATTAGTGATTTTGAGATGAGCCTATTACAGAAATATATGGATGGTGCCAGTGATATTCTTCATCAAAAGGTTAAGCAAAGTGATAATGTGGATGAAAGGGATTTTAGAAGATGTTCTGAAACTGACATGCCATCAGTTGCTCCATTCACCAATGAG GACTTGGAGAAAAACTCAAATGAGAAGTTGAGAGTGATGGCAAACTCATCTGCTAGTGACAGGACTCCACTTTTGAGTAAAGAGGTTGTTGTGAATGTGAACCTTGGCAAGGAAAGGCCAAACAGGTCATGTAGTCTCGTTTTTTCTAACAGAGTCATGAAGTTTCGCCCTGCAGTATTTTTAATCGCCACATTTGCTGTTTGTTTGGGAGTCTGTGCCATCCTCCTCCACCCTAACCAGGTTAACAAATTTGCAGTGTCTATCCGCAGATGTTTGACAGACAGACTTTAG
- the LOC110631925 gene encoding sugar transporter ERD6-like 16 isoform X1, which translates to MATEQNKDVEQGEINSLEDLERSLIQEEKIVAYKTHDGTTDHETGSIAMVLLSTFVVVCGSFAFGSCVGYSAPTQSAIMEDLNLTTAQYSLFGSILTIGGMVGAVTSGRIADYIGRKGAMRISAGFCITGWLAVFFSGGYLSLDMGRFFTGYGIGVFSFVVPIFIAEISPKNLRGGLTTLNQLLIVTGSSIAFLLGSVITWRALALTGLIPCIFLLVGLFFVPESPRWLAKVGKEKEFQETLQKLRGKDTDVTREAAEIQAYIQTLQSLPKARTFDLFQRQYTRCVLIGIAIMVFQQFVGINGIGFYASQIFVSAGFSSGTIGTIAYACVQIPITIVGALLMDKSGRKVLIMVSAAGTFLGCFLAGVSFFLKAHGLLLRWVPTMVLAGVLIFISSFSIGMGAVPWLIMSEIFPINIKGVGGSLVVLVNWLGAWLVSYTFNFLMSWSSSGTFFLYSGVSLTAILFVAKFVPETKGKTLEEIQESINS; encoded by the exons atggcaaCTGAACAGAACAAAGATGTTGAACAAGGCGAAATTAATAGCCTTGAAGACCTGGAAAGGTCATTGATCCAAGAAGAGAAGATTGTTGCTTATAAAACTCATGATGGGACTACTGATCATGAGACTGGATCCATTGCAATGGTTCTGCTTAGCACATTTGTTGTTGTCTGTGGTTCTTTTGCATTTGGTTCTTGT GTGGGCTACTCAGCACCCACTCAATCTGCAATCATGGAGGATCTTAATCTCACAACAGCCCAG TACTCCTTGTTTGGTTCTATATTAACAATTGGTGGAATGGTTGGTGCTGTTACAAGTGGCCGGATTGCAGACTACATTGGTAGAAAAGGG GCAATGAGAATTTCAGCTGGATTCTGCATTACAGGATGGCTTGCTGTGTTTTTCTCTGGA GGATATTTGTCGCTTGACATGGGAAGATTTTTCACAGGTTATGGCATTGGAGTTTTCTCGTTTGTG GTCCCTATATTTATAGCAGAAATATCCCCTAAGAATCTTCGCGGAGGGCTTACCACATTGAATCAG CTCTTGATCGTTACTGGTTCATCCATTGCTTTCTTGCTAGGAAGTGTAATAACATGGAGAGCACTGGCTCTGACtg GCCTTATTCCCTGCATTTTCCTGCTTGTTGGTCTGTTCTTCGTTCCGGAATCCCCTAGATGGCTG GCAAAAGTTGGCAAAGAAAAAGAATTCCAAGAGACACTGCAGAAACTTCGTGGCAAAGATACTGATGTTACACGCGAAGCAGCTGAAATCCAA GCTTATATTCAAACTCTTCAGTCTCTTCCTAAAGCTAGAACTTTCGATTTATTTCAAAGACAATACACTCGTTGTGTACTT ATTGGAATTGCAATCATGGTATTCCAGCAATTTGTAGGAATTAATGGAATTGGATTTTATGCTAGTCAAATCTTTGTATCAGCTG GATTTTCTTCTGGTACGATTGGAACCATAGCTTATGCTTGTGTTCAG ATTCCAATAACAATAGTGGGAGCACTGTTAATGGACAAATCAGGAAGAAAAGTACTGATAATG GTTTCTGCAGCTGGGACATTCCTAGGCTGCTTCCTCGCTGGAGTTTCTTTCTTTCTCAAG GCACATGGTTTGTTGCTCAGATGGGTACCGACAATGGTTCTTGCAGGAGTGCTG ATATTTATATCATCATTCTCAATTGGAATGGGAGCAGTTCCATGGTTGATCATGTCTGAG ATCTTTCCAATAAATATAAAGGGAGTTGGTGGGAGCTTGGTGGTGCTGGTGAACTGGTTAGGTGCCTGGCTAGTTTCTTACACTTTCAACTTTCTCATGAGCTGGAGTTCTTCAG GTACATTTTTTCTGTACTCTGGAGTCTCATTGACAGCTATTCTATTCGTGGCCAAGTTTGTGCCAGAAACCAAAGGAAAAACACTAGAAGAAATTCAAGAATCTATCAATTCATAG
- the LOC110631925 gene encoding sugar transporter ERD6-like 16 isoform X2, producing MEDLNLTTAQYSLFGSILTIGGMVGAVTSGRIADYIGRKGAMRISAGFCITGWLAVFFSGGYLSLDMGRFFTGYGIGVFSFVVPIFIAEISPKNLRGGLTTLNQLLIVTGSSIAFLLGSVITWRALALTGLIPCIFLLVGLFFVPESPRWLAKVGKEKEFQETLQKLRGKDTDVTREAAEIQAYIQTLQSLPKARTFDLFQRQYTRCVLIGIAIMVFQQFVGINGIGFYASQIFVSAGFSSGTIGTIAYACVQIPITIVGALLMDKSGRKVLIMVSAAGTFLGCFLAGVSFFLKAHGLLLRWVPTMVLAGVLIFISSFSIGMGAVPWLIMSEIFPINIKGVGGSLVVLVNWLGAWLVSYTFNFLMSWSSSGTFFLYSGVSLTAILFVAKFVPETKGKTLEEIQESINS from the exons ATGGAGGATCTTAATCTCACAACAGCCCAG TACTCCTTGTTTGGTTCTATATTAACAATTGGTGGAATGGTTGGTGCTGTTACAAGTGGCCGGATTGCAGACTACATTGGTAGAAAAGGG GCAATGAGAATTTCAGCTGGATTCTGCATTACAGGATGGCTTGCTGTGTTTTTCTCTGGA GGATATTTGTCGCTTGACATGGGAAGATTTTTCACAGGTTATGGCATTGGAGTTTTCTCGTTTGTG GTCCCTATATTTATAGCAGAAATATCCCCTAAGAATCTTCGCGGAGGGCTTACCACATTGAATCAG CTCTTGATCGTTACTGGTTCATCCATTGCTTTCTTGCTAGGAAGTGTAATAACATGGAGAGCACTGGCTCTGACtg GCCTTATTCCCTGCATTTTCCTGCTTGTTGGTCTGTTCTTCGTTCCGGAATCCCCTAGATGGCTG GCAAAAGTTGGCAAAGAAAAAGAATTCCAAGAGACACTGCAGAAACTTCGTGGCAAAGATACTGATGTTACACGCGAAGCAGCTGAAATCCAA GCTTATATTCAAACTCTTCAGTCTCTTCCTAAAGCTAGAACTTTCGATTTATTTCAAAGACAATACACTCGTTGTGTACTT ATTGGAATTGCAATCATGGTATTCCAGCAATTTGTAGGAATTAATGGAATTGGATTTTATGCTAGTCAAATCTTTGTATCAGCTG GATTTTCTTCTGGTACGATTGGAACCATAGCTTATGCTTGTGTTCAG ATTCCAATAACAATAGTGGGAGCACTGTTAATGGACAAATCAGGAAGAAAAGTACTGATAATG GTTTCTGCAGCTGGGACATTCCTAGGCTGCTTCCTCGCTGGAGTTTCTTTCTTTCTCAAG GCACATGGTTTGTTGCTCAGATGGGTACCGACAATGGTTCTTGCAGGAGTGCTG ATATTTATATCATCATTCTCAATTGGAATGGGAGCAGTTCCATGGTTGATCATGTCTGAG ATCTTTCCAATAAATATAAAGGGAGTTGGTGGGAGCTTGGTGGTGCTGGTGAACTGGTTAGGTGCCTGGCTAGTTTCTTACACTTTCAACTTTCTCATGAGCTGGAGTTCTTCAG GTACATTTTTTCTGTACTCTGGAGTCTCATTGACAGCTATTCTATTCGTGGCCAAGTTTGTGCCAGAAACCAAAGGAAAAACACTAGAAGAAATTCAAGAATCTATCAATTCATAG